The Schistocerca gregaria isolate iqSchGreg1 chromosome 1, iqSchGreg1.2, whole genome shotgun sequence genome includes a window with the following:
- the LOC126352043 gene encoding uncharacterized protein LOC126352043 has translation MAAAGSPLARLALLLLAAAAVAALDAADQPAPEGDSFEIAAEVGPAEKRDKRTVLLGAGLGFGKGLLLGKAAGFALGSTLRGGYGGYYGGGHGYYGGGYGHRYNYYPSGGYGHRYNYYPDEGYGHRYNYYPHHNYGGGYYPGGGYGGGYGGGYSGSHSQSSSASFSAGIGPYTGSFSASHSSAGGYGYGKK, from the exons ATGGCAGCCGCAGGCAGCCCCCTAGCGCGGCTGGCGCTGCTCCTGCTCGCCGCAGCCGCCGTCGCGGCCCTCGACGCTGCGGACCAGCCGGCACCAG AAGGAGATTCATTTGAAATAGCAGCAGAAGTTGGCCCAGCAGAAAAGCGGGACAAAAGAACTGTTTTGCTTGGAGCTGGCCTTGGTTTTGGGAAAGGGCTTTTACTTGGTAAAGCTGCTGGTTTTGCCCTTGG GAGTACATTGAGAGGTGGCTATGGAGGTTACTATGGAGGTGGTCATGGCTACTATGGAGGTGGCTATGGACACAGATATAACTATTATCCATCTGGTGGTTATGGACACAGATATAACTACTATCCAGATGAAGGATATGGCCACAGATATAACTATTATCCCCATCACAACTATGGTGGAGGTTATTATCCAGGAGGTGGGTATGGTGGAGGCTATGGTGGAGGCTATAGTGGATCACACAGCCAGTCCTCAAGTGCAAGCTTCTCTGCAGGCATTGGGCCGTACACTGGAAGCTTCTCTGCCAGCCACTCATCTGCAGGAGGATATGG GTATGGGAAGAAATGA